The proteins below come from a single Buchnera aphidicola (Thelaxes californica) genomic window:
- a CDS encoding FliG C-terminal domain-containing protein, with product MNLNGIQKCIALLLSMDIKKSLKVLKKLNLKEIDHLVLYSLSMHYMEYEKLKKIFVQYKFLFDTFFDFNKEKKDFYLNKLKKKMLTKNLLKSYQEIEYDIRFKKNITSLNEMNINVLFNLIKNEPLKIVSIILVKLHRAIAAEILLLFPTSKQSDIIIHITEYNSLSINLNKEFNEIVECLLEYHQSYLLKQKGLNIVLEILKIIKLKNNKISLINIEKKNEELSKKLMINLITFDDFFVLQKKHINKIIDLLTIEDLYISLYNQKQDYKNYIMQFLTKHQYSVFQDFFYKKNVYTPQLIKEKQNLFVTCMKNMIISNEIKIIELEKNHEGYL from the coding sequence ATGAATCTTAATGGAATACAGAAATGTATAGCTTTACTTTTATCAATGGATATTAAAAAAAGTTTAAAAGTATTAAAAAAATTAAATTTAAAAGAAATAGATCATTTAGTTTTATATAGTTTATCTATGCATTATATGGAATATGAAAAGTTAAAAAAAATATTTGTTCAATATAAATTTTTATTTGATACATTTTTTGATTTTAATAAAGAAAAAAAAGATTTTTATCTTAACAAATTAAAGAAAAAAATGTTGACAAAAAATTTATTGAAATCATATCAAGAAATAGAATATGATATTCGATTTAAAAAAAATATTACATCATTAAATGAAATGAATATTAATGTTCTTTTTAATCTTATTAAAAATGAACCTTTAAAAATTGTTTCTATAATTTTAGTAAAATTACATCGCGCAATAGCAGCAGAAATATTATTACTTTTCCCTACATCAAAACAATCTGATATTATTATTCATATTACTGAATATAATAGTTTAAGTATTAATTTAAATAAAGAATTTAATGAAATTGTGGAATGTTTGTTAGAATATCATCAATCTTATTTATTAAAACAAAAAGGACTTAATATCGTTTTAGAAATCTTAAAAATTATTAAATTAAAAAATAATAAAATTTCTTTAATTAATATTGAAAAAAAAAATGAAGAATTGTCAAAAAAATTAATGATTAATTTAATAACATTTGATGATTTTTTTGTGTTACAAAAAAAACATATTAATAAAATTATTGATCTTCTAACAATAGAAGATTTATATATATCTTTATATAACCAGAAACAAGATTATAAAAATTATATTATGCAATTTTTAACAAAACATCAATATTCTGTATTTCAAGATTTTTTTTATAAAAAAAATGTTTATACTCCTCAATTAATTAAAGAAAAACAAAATTTATTTGTTACATGTATGAAAAATATGATTATTTCTAATGAAATTAAAATTATAGAATTGGAGAAAAATCATGAAGGATATTTATGA
- a CDS encoding FliH/SctL family protein, translating to MKDIYDNKWKQWCPEELNILNDCTNNSDCKKNNNIFILHKKKIDQIELNKNIFQEKKILKAMKKQFQEGLKEGEIIGFEKGKKAGIQNLVQLEQKKYSKIEKIFLNFQQSLDQLDSTFADFLLELSLVVFKEIIGITPISNRDFLLNTIKKVIFHEFTNALHKKIILHPKNKVLIEEKYNSLIKLYNWNIEYDMSIDVEGCKAVTNLGCKDKTLSSLWKELYRIAQFEE from the coding sequence ATGAAGGATATTTATGATAATAAATGGAAACAATGGTGTCCAGAAGAATTGAACATTTTAAATGATTGTACTAATAATAGTGATTGTAAAAAAAACAATAATATTTTTATATTACATAAAAAAAAAATAGATCAAATAGAGTTAAATAAAAATATTTTTCAAGAAAAAAAAATATTAAAAGCAATGAAAAAACAATTTCAAGAAGGTTTAAAAGAGGGGGAAATTATTGGTTTTGAAAAAGGTAAAAAAGCAGGAATACAAAATTTAGTACAATTAGAACAAAAAAAGTATAGCAAAATAGAAAAAATATTCTTGAATTTTCAACAATCTTTAGATCAATTAGATTCTACTTTTGCAGATTTTTTATTAGAATTATCTTTGGTAGTTTTCAAAGAAATTATAGGTATTACTCCGATTTCTAATCGGGATTTTTTATTAAATACTATAAAAAAAGTGATTTTTCATGAATTTACAAATGCATTACATAAAAAAATTATCTTACATCCTAAAAATAAAGTCTTAATTGAAGAAAAATATAATTCTTTAATAAAATTATATAATTGGAATATTGAATATGATATGAGTATTGATGTTGAAGGTTGTAAAGCGGTAACTAATTTAGGTTGTAAAGATAAAACATTATCTAGTTTATGGAAAGAACTGTATCGTATTGCTCAATTTGAGGAATAA